One window of Clostridiales bacterium genomic DNA carries:
- the pncA gene encoding bifunctional nicotinamidase/pyrazinamidase codes for MPFGALPVAAGDEVVPVANTLAPLFGLVVATQDWHPADHASFAVNHPGASLGDVIDLDGMAQVLWPPHCVQQTPGASFHSALDVGLVTHVVRKGADPRVDSYSGFFDNGRRKATGLESYLRERGVSEVVVVGLATEYCVKYTALDARELGFAVTVVADGCRAVDLVPGDGDAALAEMAKFGCSVRYAPWP; via the coding sequence ATGCCGTTCGGAGCGTTGCCGGTGGCCGCAGGCGACGAGGTCGTGCCAGTGGCCAACACGCTCGCCCCGCTCTTTGGCCTTGTCGTGGCAACACAGGACTGGCACCCCGCTGATCACGCCAGCTTCGCCGTCAACCACCCCGGAGCGTCTTTGGGCGATGTCATCGATCTCGACGGGATGGCTCAGGTGCTCTGGCCGCCGCACTGTGTGCAACAGACGCCCGGAGCGAGCTTTCACTCCGCACTCGACGTCGGTCTTGTCACACACGTGGTGCGCAAGGGCGCCGACCCGCGCGTCGACAGTTACTCGGGATTCTTCGACAACGGACGCCGCAAAGCGACCGGTCTCGAATCCTATCTGCGTGAGCGCGGCGTGTCTGAGGTCGTTGTAGTCGGCCTGGCGACCGAGTACTGCGTGAAGTACACCGCGCTCGACGCGCGAGAGCTGGGGTTCGCGGTTACGGTGGTCGCTGACGGGTGCCGTGCGGTGGACCTCGTACCTGGCGATGGTGATGCGGCGCTCGCCGAGATGGCCAAGTTTGGATGCTCGGTCCGCTACGCGCCCTGGCCCTAG
- a CDS encoding nicotinate phosphoribosyltransferase, whose product MSVYAWRQAPGLYTDLYQLTMAQGYLLAGVDRTEASFSLSFRDNPFGGGYAIACGLDQAVEYLESLRFSDDDIAYLASLEGNDARPLFGSEFLTYLETFRFDADVDAVPEGTVVFPHEPLLRVSGPVISAQLVETALLNTVNFQTLVATKASRVCRAAHGDRVIEFGLRRAQGPDGGLSASRAAFVGGCSGTSNTLAGRVWGIPVAGTHAHSWVMLFDDEDEAFARYAEAMPNNCTFLVDTYDTLAGVARAAEAGVRLRGSGHALIGVRIDSGDLAWLSRRAREILDAAGLTDARIIASNELDEHLIASLKEQEAAIDVWGVGTKLVTAYEQPALGGVYKLTAVRRPGGEWEPRIKVSEQTAKVTTPGVLGVRRYHDAEGHPAGDMVYDVSRPPSGDAVMVDPADPTRRKRFEAGTSSEELLVPVFRAGTRVWEPPPLAEAARRAREQMRAFDPSILRFLNPHSYPVGLERGAHAVRTKLVVMSRSRG is encoded by the coding sequence GTGAGCGTGTACGCGTGGCGGCAGGCGCCCGGGCTCTATACTGATCTCTATCAGCTCACGATGGCCCAGGGCTACCTGCTAGCGGGCGTAGACCGCACAGAAGCGTCGTTCTCGCTTTCCTTTCGCGACAATCCGTTTGGAGGCGGATACGCGATCGCGTGCGGGCTCGATCAGGCCGTAGAGTACCTCGAGTCGTTGCGCTTTTCGGACGACGATATCGCCTACCTCGCCTCTCTCGAAGGTAACGACGCGCGGCCGCTGTTTGGCAGCGAGTTTTTGACCTATCTGGAGACGTTTCGTTTCGACGCGGATGTCGACGCGGTTCCCGAGGGGACAGTTGTCTTCCCGCATGAACCGCTCCTTCGCGTGAGCGGACCGGTGATCTCGGCGCAGCTTGTAGAGACCGCGCTCCTGAATACCGTCAATTTTCAGACGCTCGTCGCGACGAAGGCATCGCGGGTCTGCCGGGCGGCCCACGGCGACCGCGTGATCGAGTTCGGGTTGCGCCGAGCGCAGGGACCCGACGGAGGGCTCTCGGCGTCGCGGGCCGCGTTCGTGGGCGGTTGCTCGGGCACGTCGAATACCCTCGCGGGCCGTGTGTGGGGAATTCCGGTGGCTGGAACACACGCGCACAGCTGGGTGATGCTCTTCGACGATGAGGACGAGGCGTTTGCGCGATACGCCGAGGCGATGCCCAACAACTGCACTTTCCTCGTTGACACCTACGACACCCTCGCGGGGGTAGCCCGCGCGGCGGAGGCGGGAGTTCGTTTGCGCGGAAGCGGGCATGCGCTCATCGGTGTGCGAATCGACTCCGGCGACCTCGCGTGGCTCTCGCGGCGCGCGCGAGAGATACTCGACGCGGCCGGTCTTACCGACGCGCGCATCATCGCCTCAAACGAGCTAGACGAGCACTTGATCGCCAGTCTGAAGGAGCAGGAGGCGGCGATCGACGTCTGGGGCGTGGGCACCAAGCTCGTGACCGCCTACGAGCAGCCCGCGCTCGGGGGTGTCTACAAACTGACCGCAGTCAGGCGGCCTGGAGGTGAGTGGGAGCCGCGAATCAAGGTATCCGAGCAGACCGCTAAGGTCACCACGCCAGGGGTGCTCGGCGTTCGCCGGTACCACGACGCCGAGGGACATCCGGCGGGCGACATGGTCTACGATGTGAGCCGTCCGCCCTCAGGCGATGCCGTCATGGTCGACCCAGCCGACCCCACTCGTCGCAAGCGTTTCGAAGCGGGCACGTCCTCAGAGGAGCTCCTCGTTCCCGTCTTTCGTGCGGGCACGCGCGTCTGGGAGCCCCCGCCCCTCGCCGAGGCCGCCAGGCGAGCCCGCGAGCAGATGCGCGCCTTCGACCCGTCGATTCTGCGCTTTCTGAACCCTCACTCGTATCCGGTGGGACTTGAGCGCGGAGCGCACGCGGTCAGGACGAAGCTCGTCGTCATGTCCAGATCGCGCGGGTGA
- a CDS encoding cell wall-binding repeat-containing protein, translated as MRSISRCTGSPVARFMLVVALVVPLAVSTFPGPQEAYGTTAPQFAPTTIWETGFEGTYPPAGMTIGANPAPSQSPVAAWWGRITLSKRSGSNGLWCAGNNLANWSAYPSKTSGRAALSLPQLADFYSSQLSMWYTMPSRGAADWPSFLVGWHGTADPGNWHTYANFSIAAGWVNRAFDLSKPSNDPSLSRQAGHIIFEFDDRVEGTGQSPATGRGPTIDDISVTGYRFGPVRSVQAVSNVPGRVDLSWVKPAASTATTSDDTRTIVYRVWRRPLGGSTWTQIPGSHTSALSLSDTTAVAGTTYTYLVQPWGTGADANFWGAHQALNVTAAGAGKVSVVALAGENRYDTAIAIARAAYPAGAGAVVIATGQNWPDALGASALARAVGGPLLLTRTAELPQAVLDYLTGEIRPSRVFVVGGEGAVSARVVEQLASALPTATRVRVAGIDRIKTAEAVAARAVAERVGGPTDVTAFVATAHNYPDALAASPLAAAHAWPLYLTPGTSIADETIVAMKAAGVTRVVITGGIGAVSPEVEAKLRLEFPSVLRRHGVNRYETAVSVAQWGVAEVGLSWERVAIATGVSFPDALAGGVLQGRDRGVLLLTDPLVLSDPTKDVLGANRMTTTAVRFLGGTGAISQSVREEVMRVLNEPL; from the coding sequence ATGAGATCGATCTCCCGTTGCACCGGTAGCCCGGTTGCCCGCTTCATGCTGGTCGTTGCGCTGGTCGTGCCTCTCGCGGTGTCAACGTTCCCCGGCCCGCAAGAAGCGTACGGAACCACGGCGCCGCAGTTCGCTCCAACGACGATCTGGGAAACCGGCTTCGAGGGTACCTATCCGCCGGCGGGAATGACGATCGGCGCCAATCCGGCCCCTAGCCAGAGCCCCGTCGCGGCGTGGTGGGGCAGGATCACGCTGAGCAAGCGGAGCGGCTCAAACGGGCTGTGGTGCGCTGGGAACAACCTTGCCAATTGGAGTGCGTATCCGTCGAAGACTTCAGGCAGGGCGGCACTTTCCCTTCCCCAGCTTGCCGATTTCTACTCGTCCCAGCTTTCGATGTGGTACACGATGCCCAGCCGTGGAGCCGCCGATTGGCCTTCGTTCCTCGTGGGCTGGCACGGCACCGCTGATCCTGGCAACTGGCACACGTACGCAAACTTCTCGATCGCCGCAGGCTGGGTCAATCGCGCTTTTGACCTGTCGAAGCCGAGCAACGACCCGTCGCTTTCTCGGCAAGCGGGCCACATCATCTTCGAGTTCGATGATCGCGTCGAGGGAACCGGTCAGTCCCCCGCCACGGGCAGGGGCCCCACGATCGATGACATCTCGGTCACGGGGTACCGTTTCGGCCCGGTGCGCAGCGTGCAGGCGGTCTCGAATGTGCCTGGCCGGGTCGACCTGTCGTGGGTCAAGCCGGCAGCGTCCACTGCGACGACATCGGACGACACGCGCACGATCGTTTACCGCGTGTGGCGCCGCCCACTCGGCGGCTCAACATGGACGCAGATTCCGGGCTCGCACACGAGCGCGCTCTCACTGAGCGACACGACGGCCGTCGCCGGCACCACGTACACCTATCTCGTCCAGCCGTGGGGGACGGGCGCGGACGCGAACTTCTGGGGCGCGCACCAGGCGCTGAATGTGACGGCCGCCGGCGCAGGCAAGGTGAGCGTGGTGGCGCTCGCCGGTGAGAATCGCTATGACACCGCGATCGCCATCGCGAGGGCGGCGTATCCTGCTGGCGCGGGCGCCGTGGTCATCGCGACCGGTCAGAACTGGCCTGATGCGCTCGGCGCCTCCGCGCTCGCGCGCGCTGTGGGAGGCCCGCTGTTGCTCACGCGAACCGCCGAGTTGCCTCAGGCAGTGCTCGATTACCTCACCGGCGAGATCAGGCCGTCCCGCGTGTTTGTCGTTGGCGGGGAGGGTGCGGTCAGCGCTCGGGTGGTGGAGCAGCTCGCATCCGCGCTCCCAACGGCGACACGGGTCAGAGTGGCGGGCATCGATCGCATCAAGACCGCTGAGGCAGTAGCAGCCCGGGCTGTCGCGGAGCGTGTGGGCGGTCCGACGGATGTCACCGCGTTTGTCGCCACAGCGCACAACTATCCTGACGCCCTCGCGGCTTCACCACTGGCGGCGGCGCACGCGTGGCCGCTGTACCTGACACCCGGCACATCCATCGCCGATGAGACCATCGTGGCGATGAAAGCGGCCGGTGTCACCCGAGTCGTCATCACCGGGGGGATAGGGGCCGTTTCACCCGAAGTCGAAGCGAAGCTCCGGCTCGAGTTCCCATCGGTCCTGCGGCGACACGGCGTGAATCGCTACGAGACCGCGGTGTCGGTCGCGCAGTGGGGCGTGGCCGAGGTCGGCCTGTCGTGGGAGCGTGTCGCGATAGCGACGGGCGTCTCGTTTCCCGACGCGCTCGCCGGCGGCGTGCTTCAGGGGCGCGACCGCGGCGTGCTGCTGCTGACCGACCCGCTCGTGCTGAGCGATCCCACAAAGGACGTGCTCGGAGCGAACCGTATGACCACGACCGCTGTGAGGTTCCTAGGCGGAACGGGAGCGATCTCACAGAGTGTGCGTGAAGAAGTTATGCGCGTCCTTAACGAACCGTTGTAG
- a CDS encoding nickel-dependent hydrogenase large subunit, giving the protein MAVYEVDPISRIEGHLGVKLTVTDGKVSGADVHGNLWRGFENFLLGRDVNDAITFTQRICGVCPVPHGLTASYTADAALGYSRGHITFAGPDSAGYGVPPKAVHIRNIVLAAEMLMSSITHFYHLTALDYVQGPKTPPWTPFFDSSFYHTKLLNPSDTDYDGTSTSDGVLPAKSTNGFSTGLWDAAVTQYVKALRIRRVALEAGALFAGRMPMTSCFVAGGVTNDGQENLSGKLDKFKKMTAEVREFIVKEYVPLALALGALYDDYDNKYNNNVPNAATAPDVGNYEGNDYGFGAGCGNFLSWGAYPEADNLTMGAKLQLPGGVKITKPLEGRETEALSFTVTTKQDVYNRFLGDDGGASSVENNLTETIKYARYGIADLDTAVYDADEEAFPGDVRRTKPQRDKADAYTYSKGPRWNGYPCEGGPLARLVVGGLYPVDGTPLRNTLGSATLGVDGYDAYVKTYNHVGNPATTPTTPPTTTTGLAPAMIAADLAVACVRDGLATLTIDFNFYGTPWQSAVEGLLSLAPGALPNQVATYTVNAAILAALEAVDGSITGAAYGLDSAVITGAVANWVYGLKGGLSVMDRIRARALESLVLVQLLGGKVTDPNTGWNSAASLLSTAAGSTWRDKVPPTGATKGYGATEVPRGSLAHFVSRSAQGKIDSYQCVVPTTWNISPRDADENLGPMEAAMIGVPYSMETSEFKKAGTGVVQETHSQVEALRVAHTFDPCIACAVH; this is encoded by the coding sequence ATGGCTGTTTATGAAGTCGACCCGATCTCACGCATCGAGGGTCATCTTGGCGTGAAACTGACTGTCACCGATGGCAAGGTCAGCGGTGCCGATGTCCATGGCAACCTGTGGCGCGGATTCGAGAACTTCCTGCTTGGCCGTGATGTGAACGATGCGATCACGTTCACGCAGCGGATTTGCGGCGTGTGCCCTGTGCCGCACGGACTCACGGCGTCGTACACGGCAGACGCGGCGCTCGGGTACAGCCGAGGACACATCACGTTTGCCGGCCCCGACAGCGCAGGTTACGGAGTGCCGCCCAAGGCGGTGCACATCCGCAATATCGTGCTCGCCGCCGAAATGCTCATGTCGAGCATCACGCACTTCTACCACCTGACAGCACTCGACTACGTTCAGGGACCCAAGACCCCGCCGTGGACCCCGTTCTTTGACAGCAGCTTTTATCACACGAAGCTGCTGAATCCGTCTGACACCGATTACGACGGCACGTCTACGAGCGATGGTGTCCTGCCCGCGAAGTCCACCAACGGGTTCTCCACGGGCCTATGGGACGCGGCAGTGACGCAGTACGTCAAAGCGCTTCGCATCCGCCGCGTTGCTCTCGAGGCAGGCGCGCTGTTCGCAGGCCGCATGCCGATGACATCGTGTTTTGTCGCGGGGGGTGTCACCAACGATGGCCAGGAGAACCTCTCCGGCAAGCTCGATAAGTTCAAGAAGATGACCGCCGAGGTGCGCGAGTTCATCGTCAAGGAGTACGTGCCGCTCGCTCTCGCTCTCGGGGCTCTCTACGACGACTACGACAACAAGTACAACAACAACGTACCAAACGCCGCCACCGCGCCTGACGTAGGTAACTACGAAGGTAACGACTACGGCTTCGGCGCTGGCTGCGGCAACTTCCTGTCGTGGGGCGCGTATCCCGAAGCTGACAACCTCACCATGGGCGCAAAGCTTCAGCTACCGGGCGGCGTGAAGATCACCAAGCCGCTTGAAGGCCGCGAGACGGAGGCTCTCTCCTTCACTGTCACCACTAAGCAAGACGTGTACAACCGCTTCCTCGGCGACGATGGTGGCGCGTCTAGCGTCGAGAACAACCTCACAGAAACCATCAAGTACGCGCGGTACGGGATCGCTGATCTCGATACGGCCGTCTATGATGCGGATGAAGAGGCGTTCCCCGGCGATGTCAGGCGCACCAAGCCCCAGCGCGACAAGGCCGACGCGTACACGTACTCCAAGGGGCCGCGCTGGAACGGCTATCCGTGCGAGGGTGGTCCGCTTGCTCGCCTTGTGGTCGGCGGACTCTATCCGGTCGATGGCACGCCGTTGCGCAACACGCTTGGCAGCGCCACGCTTGGCGTGGACGGCTACGATGCGTATGTGAAGACGTACAACCATGTCGGCAATCCAGCCACGACGCCCACCACGCCGCCCACCACGACCACGGGCCTTGCTCCCGCGATGATCGCAGCCGACCTCGCGGTCGCTTGCGTACGTGACGGGCTCGCGACGCTCACCATCGACTTCAACTTCTACGGCACGCCGTGGCAGTCCGCGGTCGAGGGTCTGCTCTCGCTTGCCCCGGGCGCGCTTCCAAATCAGGTCGCGACCTACACGGTCAACGCCGCGATCCTCGCCGCGCTTGAAGCGGTTGACGGCTCGATCACCGGCGCGGCATACGGGCTGGACTCGGCGGTCATCACCGGCGCGGTCGCGAACTGGGTCTACGGTCTCAAGGGCGGCCTTTCGGTCATGGACCGCATACGTGCTCGCGCGCTCGAGTCGCTTGTGCTCGTCCAGCTGCTCGGTGGTAAGGTCACCGATCCTAACACCGGCTGGAATTCGGCCGCCTCGCTCCTGAGCACCGCCGCCGGATCCACATGGCGCGACAAGGTGCCGCCTACAGGCGCTACCAAAGGCTACGGCGCCACCGAGGTTCCGCGCGGCTCTCTCGCGCACTTCGTGTCGCGCAGCGCACAGGGCAAGATCGATTCGTACCAGTGCGTCGTCCCCACCACATGGAACATCAGCCCCAGGGATGCCGATGAGAACCTCGGCCCAATGGAGGCGGCGATGATCGGTGTTCCGTACAGTATGGAGACGTCCGAGTTCAAGAAGGCCGGAACCGGGGTTGTGCAGGAGACCCACTCCCAGGTCGAAGCGTTGCGTGTGGCCCACACATTCGATCCGTGCATCGCGTGCGCGGTTCACTAG
- a CDS encoding twin-arginine translocation signal domain-containing protein gives MAITRRQFVARLGALAAAAGFGSVDVQRITEAIALGSTQWNSASGKPTVVWIHGAECTGCSTSLLGLFEDVRGKAVEGTSITTLAALDLANGGSGNGASVVTDLRTFNGAGLNVDGGEFGTGAGMDITLGLPESALVANIQDVLVDVIELNYHETIMNMGGDLAAQWLKDFMTNVPPNRPFVLVVEGSVQRTDFRGAWNDASGHVPWCSIGMSHNYSYNAQTQTYTGFELGIDTVVETLARKAAIIIPIGQCATYGGFPGCRPPIDSGAAGFDTSRSQTDAMGVEDFLFSLGGDARDFDTKKVINVPGCPTNPWWFVLTVVAVLVDIENPGALGVLNGLSPNPAALDSTRRLKHAYPASIHSPYCPRFNDWSMGRFARKPGDSGCLQKIGCKGPGVKSLCGLHGWNAQQPHNSGDWEYGLSEVNSIPTNPGAFRGGHCTSAGHPCMGCTEKGYPDSFVPFVKL, from the coding sequence ATGGCGATAACCAGACGACAGTTTGTGGCCCGCTTGGGCGCGCTGGCTGCCGCCGCGGGGTTTGGCAGTGTCGATGTCCAGCGGATCACCGAAGCGATCGCGCTGGGATCCACGCAGTGGAACTCGGCGTCGGGTAAGCCCACCGTGGTCTGGATTCACGGCGCAGAGTGCACTGGCTGTTCGACATCCTTGCTTGGTCTGTTCGAAGACGTTCGCGGAAAAGCCGTCGAGGGCACGTCCATCACGACACTCGCCGCGCTCGACCTCGCAAACGGCGGCAGTGGCAACGGCGCGTCGGTCGTGACGGATCTGCGTACCTTCAACGGTGCGGGGCTCAATGTCGACGGTGGCGAGTTTGGCACGGGCGCAGGCATGGATATCACACTTGGGCTTCCCGAGTCCGCGCTAGTAGCCAACATCCAAGACGTGCTCGTGGACGTGATCGAGCTGAACTACCATGAGACCATCATGAACATGGGCGGCGACTTGGCCGCACAGTGGCTCAAGGACTTCATGACCAACGTTCCGCCGAACCGTCCGTTCGTGCTGGTGGTCGAGGGCTCGGTACAGCGTACGGACTTCAGGGGCGCATGGAACGATGCCTCGGGTCACGTGCCGTGGTGCTCGATCGGCATGTCGCACAATTACAGTTACAACGCCCAGACTCAAACCTACACGGGTTTCGAGCTTGGGATCGACACGGTCGTTGAAACGCTCGCTAGGAAGGCCGCGATCATCATCCCGATCGGTCAGTGTGCGACGTACGGCGGCTTCCCAGGGTGCAGGCCTCCGATCGACTCAGGAGCGGCGGGTTTTGACACCTCTCGTTCGCAGACCGACGCAATGGGCGTCGAGGACTTCTTGTTCAGTCTCGGCGGAGACGCTCGCGATTTCGACACCAAGAAGGTCATCAACGTGCCCGGATGTCCCACCAACCCCTGGTGGTTCGTGCTGACTGTGGTTGCTGTGCTCGTCGATATCGAGAACCCCGGGGCTCTCGGTGTACTGAACGGACTTTCGCCCAACCCGGCCGCGCTCGACAGCACGCGTCGGCTCAAGCACGCGTATCCGGCGAGCATCCACAGCCCGTACTGTCCGCGGTTCAACGACTGGTCGATGGGCAGGTTCGCAAGAAAGCCGGGCGACTCCGGATGTCTGCAAAAGATCGGCTGCAAGGGTCCCGGCGTCAAATCGCTCTGCGGCTTGCACGGCTGGAACGCCCAGCAGCCGCACAACAGTGGCGACTGGGAGTACGGCCTCTCGGAGGTCAACTCGATCCCAACGAACCCCGGCGCCTTCCGTGGCGGCCACTGCACGAGTGCGGGTCATCCCTGCATGGGCTGCACCGAGAAGGGCTATCCGGACAGTTTCGTTCCGTTCGTGAAGTTGTAG
- a CDS encoding tetratricopeptide repeat protein: MENRIAADPGAPGGNRTDVALIIAAATLALAVIASGAYLGYAIWNARVLEQAATPTARAIEAMYTDMRANPSDVVLRVRLGEALAAAGRYDEAVRELQSALEIDPEHTGAHLMMGVVSMTQRDYSAAEPYFLKVIELTTGIEFQDASDRRELAFFYLGEIALNQKRFDEAAGFFKEALRIRRDSSVTYLNLGLALKGLDETAGAIENFENALVFDPTFAQAHYELGQVYLAKGDRVNAATHLVLAARNAPEQEEPAQALVSLGSADQWAATAATALAERDFERALEAALIARVLDEANVEYVRIHARVLEARGSLTDAREVWGEILVMAPQDAEALDRLGE, from the coding sequence GTGGAGAACAGAATCGCTGCCGATCCGGGCGCTCCCGGCGGCAATCGCACGGATGTCGCGCTTATCATCGCGGCAGCAACGCTCGCTCTCGCGGTGATCGCGTCAGGTGCCTACCTTGGGTACGCGATCTGGAACGCTCGCGTCCTCGAGCAGGCGGCCACACCCACAGCGCGCGCAATCGAGGCCATGTACACCGATATGCGCGCCAATCCCAGCGACGTTGTGCTGCGTGTGCGGCTTGGTGAGGCGCTCGCGGCCGCCGGCCGTTACGACGAGGCGGTGCGTGAGCTGCAGTCGGCGCTCGAGATCGACCCGGAGCACACCGGCGCGCACCTCATGATGGGCGTCGTGTCGATGACCCAGCGCGACTACTCCGCCGCAGAGCCCTACTTCCTCAAGGTCATCGAGCTCACGACGGGAATCGAGTTCCAGGATGCGAGTGACCGCAGGGAGCTCGCCTTTTTCTACCTCGGTGAGATCGCGCTGAACCAGAAGCGGTTCGACGAGGCGGCTGGATTCTTCAAGGAGGCGCTACGGATACGCCGCGACTCCTCGGTGACCTACTTGAACCTCGGCCTGGCCCTCAAGGGGTTGGACGAAACAGCTGGCGCGATCGAGAACTTCGAAAACGCGCTCGTGTTCGACCCGACATTTGCGCAAGCCCACTACGAGCTCGGCCAGGTCTACCTCGCGAAAGGTGACCGGGTGAACGCGGCCACCCATCTCGTGCTCGCGGCGCGTAACGCGCCCGAACAAGAGGAGCCAGCCCAGGCGCTCGTGTCGCTTGGGAGCGCGGACCAGTGGGCGGCGACCGCAGCCACGGCGCTTGCCGAGCGCGATTTCGAACGCGCGCTCGAGGCCGCGCTCATCGCGCGCGTGCTTGACGAGGCGAACGTGGAGTACGTGCGCATCCACGCGCGGGTGCTTGAGGCGCGGGGATCGCTTACCGACGCGCGCGAAGTGTGGGGCGAGATCCTCGTGATGGCGCCGCAAGACGCCGAGGCGCTCGATCGTCTCGGCGAGTGA
- the gatB gene encoding Asp-tRNA(Asn)/Glu-tRNA(Gln) amidotransferase subunit GatB — MLSEWEAVIGLEIHTELTTLATKMFCGCPVAFGGEPNTRVCPVCLGLPGALPVPNAAAIEATVLAGLATQCEIAPWSQFHRKNYFYPDMPKNYQISQYDLPFCSKGHVDVEIEPTAGASPRPDRQGDYVARVGITRIHLEEDTGKMVHVGGSEGRIAGATHSLADFNRAGTGLIELVTEPDIRTPEEARRFAQKLRLIWLTLGISDCNMEEGSMRVDANVSVRRRGQHALGTKAEIKNMNSFKSLHDALAYEIVRQAELLESGGSVVQETRHWDAGARRTSGMRSKEEAHDYRYFPEPDMVPFEFTPTWVEEVREKLPELPDARKARFMRMFDVPAHDVAVLTSDLDIADFFEAATMITGPERARQVSNVVINEFLGHLNAEGIGVGDSRVTPAMVAELVRLVCEGEISSKQAKDVFAEMASSGEPPGAIVELRGVKQVSDTAVIEATVDRVLAAHAGQVEQYRAGKSGLLGFFVGQVMRETGGQANPGLVNDVLKSRLDG, encoded by the coding sequence GTGCTCTCAGAGTGGGAGGCCGTCATCGGCCTGGAGATCCACACCGAGCTTACGACACTTGCGACCAAGATGTTCTGCGGATGCCCCGTCGCCTTTGGGGGCGAGCCCAACACCCGGGTGTGTCCGGTCTGCCTCGGGTTGCCCGGAGCGCTTCCGGTTCCAAACGCCGCGGCGATCGAGGCGACGGTGCTCGCGGGACTTGCGACGCAATGCGAAATCGCTCCGTGGAGCCAGTTTCATCGGAAGAACTACTTCTACCCGGATATGCCCAAAAACTACCAGATCTCCCAGTACGACCTGCCGTTTTGCTCCAAAGGTCACGTTGATGTCGAGATCGAGCCCACCGCAGGCGCCTCGCCGCGGCCCGACCGGCAGGGTGACTACGTCGCGCGCGTTGGCATCACGCGCATCCACCTCGAAGAGGACACCGGCAAGATGGTGCACGTGGGCGGCTCGGAAGGCCGTATCGCCGGAGCCACGCACTCACTCGCGGATTTCAACCGCGCTGGCACCGGCTTGATCGAACTCGTCACCGAGCCGGACATCCGCACGCCAGAAGAGGCTCGCCGATTCGCCCAGAAACTCCGGCTCATCTGGCTTACGCTCGGCATCTCTGACTGCAACATGGAAGAGGGCTCCATGCGTGTCGACGCCAACGTCAGCGTCCGGCGCCGCGGTCAACACGCGCTCGGCACGAAAGCCGAGATAAAGAACATGAACTCGTTCAAGTCGCTGCACGACGCGCTCGCCTACGAGATCGTCCGTCAGGCCGAGTTGCTCGAGAGCGGGGGAAGTGTCGTGCAAGAGACGCGCCATTGGGATGCTGGCGCACGGCGAACCTCTGGCATGCGATCCAAGGAGGAGGCGCACGACTACCGCTATTTCCCGGAACCCGACATGGTTCCGTTCGAGTTCACGCCCACGTGGGTGGAGGAAGTACGCGAGAAGCTGCCCGAACTACCTGATGCCCGAAAGGCGCGCTTCATGCGTATGTTCGATGTGCCTGCCCACGATGTTGCGGTACTCACCTCCGATCTCGACATCGCGGACTTCTTCGAGGCAGCGACGATGATCACGGGGCCTGAGCGCGCTCGCCAGGTGAGCAACGTAGTGATCAATGAGTTCCTAGGCCACCTCAACGCTGAGGGGATCGGGGTGGGCGACAGCCGCGTGACGCCTGCGATGGTCGCCGAGCTTGTTCGGCTCGTGTGCGAAGGCGAGATCTCGAGCAAGCAGGCAAAAGACGTGTTCGCCGAGATGGCGAGCTCTGGTGAGCCACCGGGAGCGATCGTCGAATTGCGGGGCGTGAAACAGGTCTCAGACACCGCCGTCATCGAGGCAACTGTTGACCGGGTGCTCGCGGCGCATGCGGGACAGGTCGAGCAGTATCGGGCAGGCAAGAGCGGACTTCTCGGCTTCTTTGTGGGTCAAGTGATGCGCGAGACCGGTGGGCAGGCAAACCCGGGATTGGTCAATGACGTGCTCAAGAGCAGGCTCGACGGGTAG